In Sphingopyxis sp. FD7, a single window of DNA contains:
- a CDS encoding sigma-70 family RNA polymerase sigma factor — MTAPTAAASRPQADALSDSEFKALLADVIPHLRAYGRSLSGNPDLADDLTQDTMVKAWASRDRFERGTSIKAWTFVILRNTFLSQMRRNKFVGEYDETAVERSMSTPASQEESGEMADLQRGLMELPQDQREALILVGAGGMSYEEAASICGCALGTMKSRVSRARAALEDIMARGQFAQKRADTPPASEAVDAIMDSVEEIAARREAANR; from the coding sequence ATGACCGCCCCCACCGCCGCCGCCTCGCGGCCGCAGGCCGACGCGCTTTCGGACAGCGAATTCAAGGCCCTGCTCGCGGACGTCATTCCCCATCTGCGCGCCTATGGCCGCAGCCTCTCGGGCAACCCCGACCTCGCCGACGACCTGACACAGGACACGATGGTCAAGGCGTGGGCGTCGCGCGACCGGTTCGAGCGCGGCACGTCGATCAAGGCGTGGACCTTCGTGATCCTGCGCAACACCTTTCTGTCGCAGATGCGCCGCAACAAGTTTGTCGGCGAATATGACGAAACCGCCGTCGAACGCTCCATGTCGACCCCCGCAAGCCAGGAGGAAAGCGGCGAAATGGCCGACCTGCAACGCGGGCTGATGGAATTGCCGCAGGATCAGCGCGAGGCGCTGATCCTGGTCGGCGCGGGCGGCATGTCGTACGAGGAAGCGGCGAGCATCTGCGGCTGCGCGCTTGGCACGATGAAAAGCCGCGTGTCGCGCGCGCGCGCCGCGCTCGAGGACATCATGGCGCGCGGCCAGTTCGCGCAGAAGCGCGCCGACACGCCGCCCGCAAGCGAAGCAGTCGATGCGATCATGGACAGCGTCGAGGAAATCGCCGCGCGCCGCGAGGCGGCGAACCGGTAA
- a CDS encoding PQQ-dependent sugar dehydrogenase, protein MRNLPPLALIAALAVAACSAPASTKAASADAAALDASGDHPAAPLADAPFTVQEVARFDEPWAMTFLPGTRAALVTEKAGKLKLWQESGPTLDVAGTPAVAYGGQGGFGDVIVAPDFATTGTIYLSWVEAGRDGTYGAVAGRAKLVQGAAPRIEGLEIIWKQAPKVTGRGHYSHRLAFSPDGKYLFIASGERQKFDPAQDMTGNLGKIVRLNPDGSVPADNPFAGEDGVTAQIWSLGHRNILGLAFDGAGRLWNQEMGPRHGDEVNLVEAKANYGYPIVSNGDHYDGRDIPDHPTRPEFAAPKLWWNPAVSPAGLAFYGGDLYPGWKNSLLMGALSGEGLVQMRIDGEALHKAGRWDFGTRIREVEVRDDGTVWLLTDGDDGKLVKLVPKG, encoded by the coding sequence ATGAGAAATCTTCCTCCCCTTGCTTTGATCGCCGCGCTTGCGGTGGCCGCCTGCTCGGCGCCGGCGAGCACGAAAGCCGCGTCCGCCGACGCCGCCGCGCTCGACGCATCGGGCGACCATCCCGCCGCCCCGCTCGCCGATGCCCCCTTCACGGTGCAGGAGGTCGCGCGCTTCGACGAGCCCTGGGCGATGACCTTCCTGCCCGGCACCCGCGCCGCGCTGGTCACCGAAAAAGCAGGCAAGCTGAAACTGTGGCAGGAAAGCGGCCCGACGCTCGACGTCGCGGGGACTCCCGCGGTTGCCTATGGCGGCCAGGGCGGCTTCGGCGACGTCATCGTCGCGCCCGATTTTGCGACCACCGGCACGATTTACCTGAGCTGGGTCGAAGCGGGCCGCGACGGCACCTATGGCGCGGTCGCGGGCCGCGCAAAGCTGGTCCAGGGCGCCGCACCGCGCATCGAGGGGCTGGAGATCATCTGGAAACAGGCGCCGAAGGTCACGGGCCGCGGTCATTATTCGCACCGCCTCGCCTTCTCGCCCGACGGCAAATATCTGTTCATCGCCTCGGGCGAACGGCAAAAGTTCGACCCGGCGCAGGACATGACGGGCAATCTCGGCAAGATCGTCCGCCTCAACCCCGACGGCAGCGTCCCCGCCGACAATCCCTTTGCCGGCGAAGACGGCGTTACGGCCCAAATCTGGTCGCTGGGCCACCGCAACATCCTGGGCCTCGCCTTCGACGGTGCCGGGCGGCTGTGGAATCAGGAAATGGGGCCGCGCCACGGCGACGAGGTCAATCTGGTCGAGGCAAAGGCCAATTATGGCTATCCGATCGTGTCGAACGGCGACCATTATGACGGCCGTGACATCCCGGACCATCCGACGCGCCCGGAGTTTGCGGCGCCAAAGCTGTGGTGGAACCCCGCGGTCTCGCCAGCCGGGCTCGCCTTTTATGGCGGCGACCTTTATCCGGGCTGGAAAAACAGCCTGTTGATGGGCGCGCTGTCGGGCGAGGGACTGGTGCAGATGCGGATCGACGGCGAAGCGCTCCACAAGGCGGGGCGCTGGGACTTCGGCACGCGCATCCGCGAAGTGGAGGTGCGCGATGACGGCACCGTCTGGCTGCTCACCGACGGCGACGACGGCAAGCTGGTGAAGCTGGTGCCGAAAGGATAA
- a CDS encoding esterase/lipase family protein, protein MFRGFLTRRAEWPAHIPDPDAPPPLKLLWREVGALARAVAARIRPLPPEPNPDSDHPPVMVLPGFLSGDWATKGLRADLRRAGFRCYAWGLGFNRGATPDIIERIDTRVQWIIDRTGYAPALVGWSLGGIYAREYAKRHPDKVARVVTLGSPFSGSRRANRAWRLYHLIARHPVDNPPIDFHPAPRPEMPTFALWSKHDGVVAVNSARGQPHESDRAVEVDCSHMGFAYAPTSVAAIVKALTEEVTPSA, encoded by the coding sequence ATGTTCCGCGGTTTCCTCACCCGGCGCGCCGAATGGCCCGCGCATATCCCCGATCCCGACGCGCCGCCGCCGCTGAAGCTCTTGTGGCGCGAAGTCGGGGCGCTGGCGCGCGCGGTGGCCGCCCGCATCCGCCCGCTGCCGCCCGAGCCCAATCCCGACAGCGACCATCCGCCCGTCATGGTGCTTCCGGGGTTCCTGTCGGGCGACTGGGCGACCAAGGGGCTGCGCGCCGACCTCCGCCGCGCGGGCTTTCGCTGCTATGCCTGGGGCCTCGGCTTCAACCGCGGCGCGACCCCCGACATCATCGAACGGATCGACACCCGCGTGCAATGGATCATCGACCGCACCGGCTATGCGCCCGCGCTGGTGGGGTGGAGCCTTGGCGGCATTTATGCGCGCGAATATGCGAAGCGCCACCCCGACAAGGTCGCGCGCGTCGTCACGCTGGGCTCGCCCTTTTCGGGCAGCCGCCGTGCCAATCGCGCCTGGCGGCTCTATCACCTGATCGCGCGCCACCCGGTCGACAATCCGCCGATCGACTTTCACCCCGCGCCGCGCCCCGAAATGCCGACCTTCGCGCTCTGGTCAAAGCATGACGGCGTCGTCGCGGTGAACAGCGCGCGCGGCCAGCCGCACGAAAGCGACCGCGCGGTCGAGGTCGATTGCAGCCATATGGGCTTTGCCTATGCCCCCACCTCGGTCGCGGCGATCGTCAAGGCGCTAACCGAAGAGGTAACGCCGTCAGCGTGA